GAGGTGAACAGCGACAGCTGGTCGACCATGCCGTTGAAGACCGTGGCGATCTCGCCGAGCAGGCCGTCGGCGTCCTCGGGGAGGCGGGTGCCGAAGTCGCCGTCGCGTACCGCGGTCAGACCCGCCAGCAACTGCCGCAGCCCTGGGTCGGCGACCGGACCGCCCGCGCCGGTGCCCTGGTCACGTCGCCGTGGGACCGTCTGTTCGACCACCGTTACCGCCTCTGTCCCACGGCCGGACGCCCCGTCCGGCACACCGTCAACCGCGCAAGTATGCACAAGGACAATTAATGGCGCAGCCGCGCCGGGCGGAGCGCTGGTGCGGCAGCGTCCGGGACAGGCGACCGGGCGGTGGGCAGGACGAAGCCGCCGCCCGACGGGAGGGAACCCGGTGGGCGGCGGCTGGTGGCCGGGTGGCGGCGGGAGCCGCCGGGAGATCAGCAGTCGGCGAGCTGACCGCGCAGCTTGGTCAGCGCGCGGGCGAGCAGCCGGGAGACGTGCATCTGGGACACCCCGACCTGGGCGGCGATCTCGCTCTGCGTCAGGTTGCCGTAGAAGCGGAGCGTGAGGATCTTCTGCTCGCGCTCGTCGAGGGTGGCCAGCGCCGGGCCGAGGGCGACCCGCAGCTCGGCCAGCTCGTACTCGTCGTCCTGGCTGCCGAGGGTGTCGCCGAGCTCGGTGGCGCTCTCGCCGTCACCGATCGGGGTGTTCAGCGAGACCGCGTTGTAGGCGCGGGCGCCTTCCAGGCCCTCCAGCACCTCTTCCTCGGTGACGTCGAGGTGGGTGGCGATGTCGGCGACCGTGGGCGCCCGGTTCAGCGTCTGGGTGAGGGTGCTGTTGGCCTCGGAGATCTTCAGCCGCAGCTCCTGGAGGCGACGCGGCACCCGGATGTTCCAGGTGCGGTCGCGGAAGTGCCGCTTGATCTCCCCGAGGATGGTGGGGATCGCGAAGCCGGCGAAGTCGACGCCGCGGGAGGCGTCGAACCGGTCCACCGCCTTGATCAGACCGAGCGCCGCGGTCTGGGCCAGGTCGCCGTTGGGCTCGCCCCGGCCGCTGTAGCGGAAGGCCAGGTGGTTCGCGAGCGGCAGCCACGCCTCGATCACCTGGTTACGCAGGGCCGGCCGGTCCGGGTGACCCTCCGGCAGCGCGGAGAGCGCCGTCATCAGCTCGGTGGCGCGGGACTCGTGCGCCGAGACCCGGGTGCTGCTGACCTCGGTGGTGCTGGTCTGCGCGGCGATCGTGGTGATCATGCTGTCCTTCCCGTCTGCGGCGACAGCGGCTTCACAGCAGCGCCGTCCGTGCCAGCCACACTAGACCAAAGGTTGCCGCGATATCAACCGAACGGCTGACGAAGCAGATTTCCGGAATTGGCGTGGTCGCCGTCACCGGGTCCGGTACCGCCCGGCTACGCTGCCCGGATGAGCGAACCGAGTGCCCTGGCCCGCCTGGAGGTCGAGCCCTCGGGGCTGGCCGTGCTGACCGTCGACGCCGGGCCGCTCAACCTCTACACCCTCGACCTGCACGCGCAGGTCGACACGGCTCTCGACGGGCTGCCCGACGACACCCGAGCCCTGCTGATCCGGTTCGACGGCCGGGTGGTCAGCGCCGGCGTCGACGTCCACCTCTTCGCGGCACAGCACTCCCCCGAGCAGGCGAAGGTGCTCTTCGACCGGATGCTGGCGCTGCCGGAGCGGATCGCCGCGTACCCCTTCCCCACCGTCTTCGCCGCCCACGCGCTCTGCCTGACCTGGGCGTTCGAGGTGGCCGTGGCCTGCGACCTGATCCTGGCCGCGCAGCGGGCCAGCTTCGGGCTGGTGGAGAAGGTGGTCGGGCTCACCCCCACCATGGGCGGCACCCAGCGGCTCGCCGCGCGCGCCGGGGTCGGGCGGGCAAAGGAGTTCGTGATGACCGGCGACCGCTACTCCGCCGCCACCCTGGAACGCTGGAACGTGGTGAACCGGGTGCTGCCCGACGACGGGTTCGACGACGCCGCGCGGGCCTTCGCCGCGCAGCTCGCCGCCGGCCCGACCCGCGCGCACGCGGCGACCAAGGCGGTCCTCGACCACTTCGCCCGGGGCGGCGTGGCCGAGGCCGACCGGCACGTGACGACGATCGCCGCCGACCTGTACCGCACCGAGGACCTGCCGAACGCGGTGCGGTCGTTCCTCACCGACGGACCGGGCCGGGCCACCTTCACCGGGCGCTGACCGGCCGACCGGATCCACGCCGGAGGCGGCCGGCGGAAGAAAGTCCGGGCGGCATGTCGACGGGGCCGCCGCCCGCTCGTCGTGATGTCGTACGCAAGCCACGCTCGACACGTGACAGGAGCCGGACCGTGAAGTACATGCTGCTCATCCTGAGTGCCGCCACCGAGGAGCCCGAGGACCCGACGGGTGACGGGCCCACCTTCGCCGACTGGATGGCCTACGACAAGACCGTGCGGGAAGCGGGCATCCACGTCTCCGGACACTCACTGGCCGACCTGACCACCGCCACGATCGTCCGGGTCGACCGCGCGGGCGAACGCGTCGTCACCGACGGCCCGTTCGCCGAGACCCGCGAGGTCCTCGGTGGCTACTACGTCATCGACGTACCCGATCTCGACGTGGCGCTCGACTGGGCCGCGCGCTGCCCGGGCGCGCGCGTCGGGTCGGTGGTGGTGCGGCCGGTCGCCGAGTTCCAGGCCTGACCACCGTGGCGGACGCAGCCGACCCCGCCACGACGTCGCACGTCGCGTCGTCGGTGGAGGCCGTCTTCCGTGAGGAGCGGGGCCGACTGCTCGCCTCCCTGGTCCTGCGCTTCGGCGATCTCGACCTGGCCGAGGACGTGGCCTCGGAGGCGATCGAGGCCGCGCTGCGGCACTGGCCGGTCGACGGCGTGCCGGCCCGGCCCGGCGCCTGGCTGTTGACCACGGCCCGGCGCCGGGCCGTCGACCGGCTCCGGCGGGACCAGACGTACGCCGCCCGGCTCGCCGTCCTCCAGGTGGAGGCGGACCGGGCGGCCGGCTCCCCGGCGCCCGGCGCGGAGGACGACCTGCCGGACGAGCGGCTGCGGCTCTTCTTCACCTGCGCCCATCCGGCGCTCGCGGCGGAGGACCGTACCGCGCTGACCCTCCGTTGCCTGGCCGGGCTGACGACGGCCGAGGTCGCGCGGGCCTTCCTGGTCCCGCCCGCGACGATGGCCCAACGGATCGTGCGGGCCAAGAACAAGATCCGGGTGGCCCGCATCCCGTTCCGGGTACCCGGCGCCGACGAGCTGCCGGGCCGGTTGCCGGGAGTCCTCCAGGTCCTCTATTCGATCTTCACCGAGGGGTACGCGGCCAGCGCGGGCGCCGACCTGCAACGGATCGACCTCGCCGAGGAGGCCATCCGGCTGGCCCGGATCCTGCGCCGGCTGCTCCCCGCCGAGCGGGAGATCACCGGCCTGCTCGCGCTGATGCTGCTGGTCCACGCCCGCCGCGCGGCGCGGACCGGGCCGACGGGTGAACCGGTGCTCCTCGACGACCAGGACCGCAGCCGGTGGGACCGCGCCATGATCGAGGAAGGGCGGGGCCTGGTGGTCGCCGCGCTGACCGGCGGGCCACCCGGGGTGTACGCCGTGCAGGGGGCGATCGCCGCGCTGCACGACGAGGCGGCGGACGTCGCGACCACCGACTGGCCCCAGGTGGTGGCCCTCTACGACGTCCTGCTCGCGTTGGCGCCCTCCCCCGTCGTCGCCCTGAACCGGGCGGTGGCGGTGGCCATGCGCGACGGGCCGGAGGCCGGGCTGGCGCTGCTCGACGAGCTGGCCGCCGAGCCCCGGCTGCGCGGCCACCACCCCTACCCGGCGGCGCGGGCGGAACTGCTGCGCCGGCTCGGCCGGTTGCCGGAGGCCGCGGCGGCGTACCGGCTGGCGCTCGACCTCGCCGGGACCGAGGCCGAACGGGCCCACCTGCGCCGGTCCCTGGCGTCGGTGCAGGCCCAACCCTGAGGCACCGTCGTCGACCTCCCACCCGCCCTCGTCATGCGGTGACCGCCATCGGCGGGACGGGCATCGGGCGAGGGCGGGTGGTGTCGGGTCAACCGGCGAGGCGACGCGCGACGGCCGGGATGACGATCGCGGCGGCCACCAGGTGGGTGACCATCAGCAGCACCTTGGTGGCCAGGCCGGCGTCCGCGATCACGTCCGGGACCAGGGAGAGCGCCGTCAGCACCACCGTCGTGCGCACGAACGCGCGGCGCGGGTTGCGGGCCCGGTAGGCCAGCACGACGGCGAGGGCCACGCCGACCAGCGAGAACACCGCCGTCAGCACGCCGAATCCCGGGACCGGGATGGGGGCGCCGCCCACCTCCAGGCTGATCCCGGCGGCGTGCCCGACGGCGGCGACGGCCACGGTGGCGACGCTCGCGGCTGCCGTGGCGGCGACGCCGAATCCGATCAGCGAACCGACGGCGGGGGCGGTACGGGTCAGGGTCGCGGTGCGGTTCATCGGGTCCTCCAGCAGGTGTGGGACCGGCTCGGTGCCGGTGTCTCACCAGGACCACGAACGGGACCGACCCGCAATCGACACCTACGGGTCCGGTTCTCCGAGATTTTTCGCCCCGGGATTCACCGGGGTGGGAGGAGTCCGCGTTCCGTCATGAAGGCGCGCAGCGTCTCGGCGTCCTCGGCGGACATCAGGCGACGCGGGATCACCGTCGCCGGCATCCGGCCGACGTAGACGATCCAGAATTCGCCGCTGTCCCGCACCTGGGCGACCCCGTCCCAGGCGATACCACCGGACTCCGAGCCGCTGCGCATCATGATGTTGTCGTCGGTGATGTCGTAGCCGCCCTCGACCGCGTAGCGACCGGAGCGCCGCCGGGCCCGCCACCGCACCCACGACGGGTAGGCCATCGACAGCACGCCGGCCAGGGCGATCGCCATCCACAGCGGCGAGACGCGGACGCCCGACGCGAACGCCCGGGACGCGACGACACCGATCACGCCGACCACCGCCAGCACCGCGCCGATGATGCGGTACCTGCGCAGCCGCACGCTGCCGAGCGCAGCGGCCACCCGGCCCGGGTACGCGGGGTCGGCGGGGACGTCGAAACGGATGTGCACGTCAGCACGATAGTGCCCGACCCGTCCCCGGACAGCGGCCGTCCTGCGCCCGCCGACCGGACCAGTGACCGGGACCCGTGTCGCCGAAGCGGTGCGGCCGGCCGTCGTGCGGACGGGATGCGCTGGTCCGGGCACGTCCGGCAGGCGCGCGGGCTCAGTACGGCTGGCCGCACACCTTCCAGGCGCCATCCTCCTTCACCAGCCTGAACACGTGCTGGTCCGTGAACCCGCTGTCCAGCGTCAGCGCCATGTTCACCGTCGCCGACGTGCGGCCGTTGACGTTCGACACGTTGACACCGTCGACCTCGTGACTGC
This genomic interval from Micromonospora sp. CCTCC AA 2012012 contains the following:
- a CDS encoding SigB/SigF/SigG family RNA polymerase sigma factor, whose amino-acid sequence is MTALSALPEGHPDRPALRNQVIEAWLPLANHLAFRYSGRGEPNGDLAQTAALGLIKAVDRFDASRGVDFAGFAIPTILGEIKRHFRDRTWNIRVPRRLQELRLKISEANSTLTQTLNRAPTVADIATHLDVTEEEVLEGLEGARAYNAVSLNTPIGDGESATELGDTLGSQDDEYELAELRVALGPALATLDEREQKILTLRFYGNLTQSEIAAQVGVSQMHVSRLLARALTKLRGQLADC
- a CDS encoding enoyl-CoA hydratase/isomerase family protein — encoded protein: MSEPSALARLEVEPSGLAVLTVDAGPLNLYTLDLHAQVDTALDGLPDDTRALLIRFDGRVVSAGVDVHLFAAQHSPEQAKVLFDRMLALPERIAAYPFPTVFAAHALCLTWAFEVAVACDLILAAQRASFGLVEKVVGLTPTMGGTQRLAARAGVGRAKEFVMTGDRYSAATLERWNVVNRVLPDDGFDDAARAFAAQLAAGPTRAHAATKAVLDHFARGGVAEADRHVTTIAADLYRTEDLPNAVRSFLTDGPGRATFTGR
- a CDS encoding YciI family protein, which gives rise to MLLILSAATEEPEDPTGDGPTFADWMAYDKTVREAGIHVSGHSLADLTTATIVRVDRAGERVVTDGPFAETREVLGGYYVIDVPDLDVALDWAARCPGARVGSVVVRPVAEFQA
- a CDS encoding RNA polymerase sigma factor, which translates into the protein MADAADPATTSHVASSVEAVFREERGRLLASLVLRFGDLDLAEDVASEAIEAALRHWPVDGVPARPGAWLLTTARRRAVDRLRRDQTYAARLAVLQVEADRAAGSPAPGAEDDLPDERLRLFFTCAHPALAAEDRTALTLRCLAGLTTAEVARAFLVPPATMAQRIVRAKNKIRVARIPFRVPGADELPGRLPGVLQVLYSIFTEGYAASAGADLQRIDLAEEAIRLARILRRLLPAEREITGLLALMLLVHARRAARTGPTGEPVLLDDQDRSRWDRAMIEEGRGLVVAALTGGPPGVYAVQGAIAALHDEAADVATTDWPQVVALYDVLLALAPSPVVALNRAVAVAMRDGPEAGLALLDELAAEPRLRGHHPYPAARAELLRRLGRLPEAAAAYRLALDLAGTEAERAHLRRSLASVQAQP
- a CDS encoding DUF6069 family protein, with the translated sequence MNRTATLTRTAPAVGSLIGFGVAATAAASVATVAVAAVGHAAGISLEVGGAPIPVPGFGVLTAVFSLVGVALAVVLAYRARNPRRAFVRTTVVLTALSLVPDVIADAGLATKVLLMVTHLVAAAIVIPAVARRLAG
- a CDS encoding YcxB family protein encodes the protein MHIRFDVPADPAYPGRVAAALGSVRLRRYRIIGAVLAVVGVIGVVASRAFASGVRVSPLWMAIALAGVLSMAYPSWVRWRARRRSGRYAVEGGYDITDDNIMMRSGSESGGIAWDGVAQVRDSGEFWIVYVGRMPATVIPRRLMSAEDAETLRAFMTERGLLPPR